One Bacillus sp. (in: firmicutes) genomic window, ACACCTAATGGCGGCCAATCAGGAAATAACGGTCAGTTACTGAATGGGAACGGCTCGGAAGGAAACAGCGGACAAGTACCCATTGGTGGTCAGGTGGGAAACGGTAATCAGATAGTGAATGGAAACGAACAACAAGGAAATAAAAGTAAACCAACGAACGGCGGTCAAGTCGGAAATGATGGTCAAGTATCTATAAATTATGAGTTTCTAAGTTTTTTGGAGGAAACTGGAAGCGGGGCAAAAAAATATTTAATTTCATATCCAAAAAGATTAGGTGAAATGTTGGATGGAGTCCTTTCTATCCAGGCTGGCTTTAAAATAAAAGATTTAAAGACTAATCCTGGAAATAGAAATCTCTATCAAATATTGGGGGAAAATAAAGCTGTTAATGGAAATAATCCGATGCATAAGTTCCTTAATAAAAGGTATCAAAAATATTTAGAGAATTTTAATGATAATAAACTAATCTTGTGGAACGGTAATTTAAGAAGTGATGACAAGGTTAAGGCAAAAAAAATAAACATATTTTTTAATTCAAACACAAAGTTTCAGACCGCTCTGAAAAGGATTGGAAAGGATTTTTCGGATAATTGGAATCCTTTTAGTAATCCTTTCAATTCTGCTAATAAAGGGATTGGAAAAATTATTAATAAAGAGTTTTTTAAATTAAGTAAAATTGCAAAGGGCAATGGATTAGGGAATGTCCTTCTTTCTACGGGTGGAAGAATTATTGATTATGCATCCGACAGTAAAAAGTTCTTTAAAAGTACAAGCTTTGCAGCTGGGATTACAACCGATGTCGCTTTTGGCGTAGAACCACTGCAGTAAGTGTGGGTGCAGGTTGGGCCGCTACAGCCATTACTGCTTCAGCAATAGGATCGGTAGTACCTGGGGTTGGTACGGCTGTTGGCGCTGCTGTTGGACTCACAATAGGTTTATTGTTAGAAACCAAACGAGGAAGAAGACTAAAAAGTGCCGTTGAAAGAGGAGTAAAGAAATTGTATGATGATGCATTAAGTCTAAGCAGAAAGTTAGGTTCTAATTTGAAATCAAAAATATCAGGGATGTTTGGATAAAAATATTGGGGGAGATAAACTTGAATAATAGGCGCCTTACACCAATTGGGCTTTTCATGATAATTTATGGAGCGTTATTTATCGGAATTCCTGATTTTTCATGGTTATCTTTTTGGGTATATGTCGTAATTGTCTCCCTTTTTTTGTTGCTTACCGTTATAGTGGATTTAACTAAAAAGCGAAAGAGGAAAGATAAACTAGACGCATTTGCAGGCTATGTGGCTTTTTTGCTTATGTCGTTCTTTTTAAATTTCCCGGCCATTAAGCTAGCCCATAAAAGTATTGAAATGCAACTACTACTAGTATTTATTTGGACGCTGCTAAATTATTTTACTTATAAATATAGACACATAATGAAAAAAGTAACATTGAGTAGAAGTAACGAGTATCGAATTTATAAATATTTATACCATGGATTTGGTTTTGTTGTTTTGGTTGCAGGTGGGGGTGGTTTTTACAAAACACCTGAATATTTTTCATATACCTTTGGCCATGATGCAACCATGATTTATTTTTCTATCATATTACTATTGTTTTCATATTGGTTAACCGTTTTTGCAACAAGTACAGCACGGATATTTGATTTA contains:
- a CDS encoding YtxH domain-containing protein, whose translation is MGAGWAATAITASAIGSVVPGVGTAVGAAVGLTIGLLLETKRGRRLKSAVERGVKKLYDDALSLSRKLGSNLKSKISGMFG